From Nocardia sp. NBC_00416:
AGCAGGATGTTGGCGGGTTTGACGTCCCGGTGCAGTACACCGGCGGCGTGCGCGTGGTCGAGTGCCCGGGCGGTCTCCTCGGTGATCCGGACCGCGTGATCCGGCCGGATGGGCCCGTGCCGGAGTACCGCCGCGACATCGGTGCCCTCGATGTACTGGATGGCCATCCACAGCCGGTCCCGTTCCTCGCCCCGGGCGTAGACGGCGACGATGTTCGGATGCGACAACCGCGCCGCCGTATCGGCTTCCCGCAGAAAACGCTCGCGGATGGCACGGTCGTCGCCGACGATCGGGGTCAGCAATTTCAAGGCGACCGGGCGCGGCAGGTCGCGGTCGCGGGCCAGATACACCTCCCCCATTCCGCCGGCGCCCAGCAGGCGTTCGATGCGGTACCCGGCGAACGTGTGTCCCGGTTCGGGTCCGCGGTTCACGCGCTGCGCAGTCCCGGCCACCCGTATGCCTGAGGTCCGGGCGCGGGCCCGGCCCGACCCGCCTGTGCCTGCGCCTGCTGCGGCGCCGGCATTACGGCGGCAGCCTGCTGCTGGTGACCGTTCTCCCGCCGGAACTCCTCCATATCCATCCAGCGGACCTGCTGGACGAGTTCCTCGAGCTGATCGCCGGGCAGGAATCCGGCCTTCGAGTACACCAGCAGACCTTCGCGGAACGCCATGACCCACGGGTACCGGTCGACCTGTCCGGCCGCCGCGACCGCGGGTTCGGCCTCGGCCTCCACGGTGGCGTGCACGATATCGCGGTGTGTCTCCGACGATGCCTCGTACACGGGCGCGAACCGGGTGCACCAACCGCACCAGGTCGCCCAGAAGTCCACCAGCACTATGTGATTGGTGGCCACCACCGTTTGAAAGTTCTGCTGGGTCAGTGGTGTCGTCGGCATGGTAGTCCTCCCGGCGGCCCGTGCCGGGCCGCCCCGCGTGCGTGCTCACCCCGTCCGGAATCGTCGCACGAACGGGCTTCGGCCGCCGGGCGATGAGTCTCCTCCCGGGCCGCCGATATCCGGCAGCCTACGCGCCGGGAAGGGTCCGGAGCAGCCCGGTCGCGTACCCTTCGCGGCCGCCCCGGTCGCCGGCCGAGGCCACCTCGACCGATAACGTGTTCTCATGAGCGAAAACGAGGCCGGGAAAGCCCTCCCCGACGCCCAGCATCACGAGGGCGGATTCCGGCCCATGTCGGAGCTGATGGACGCGGTCCGCTCGATCGACACCACCCGGGGCGGACCGCACTACGGCGACTTCGTGGAGCAGGTGCGCACGCTCATGGACCGGGCCCGGCTGGCGGTGCCGCCGGACGATCTGGTGCTCGAGGCGGCCGGGCTCCTGGAGAAGCTCAACGACCGGCTCGCCCCGTATGTGGGCGACGAATGGAACGCGCCGGGCTGGACCCGGTTCGATCTGCCCTCGCGCGGGAATGTGACCCTGCCGCCGTACCGGGTGGACCGCGTCGACCGCGACGGCGTGGACGCCCGGATCACCTACCGGACCTTCCATCTGGGCGGTAACGCGGCGGCCCACGGCGGCTACATCTCGCTCGGTTTCGACGATCTCATGGGATTGGCGGGTTCGGCGCATACCGGCTCGGTCACCCGGACGGCCTCGCTCACGGTCGACTATCGATCGATCACACCGTTGAACAAGGAACTGGCACTACACGCCTGGGCGGACCGCCGAGAGGGCCGAAAAGTGTGGATCAAGGCCACGCTGCACGACGGGGACCGGCTCTGTGCCGAGGCGAACGGGTTGTTCATCGTCTTGAAACCCGGCCAGCCCTGACTTCCCGCGGCCCGGAGCCTGTCGCCCGGACTGCCGGCGCGCCGGACGACCGGGCAGCGGAACGTAGTCGTGTTCCGCTGCCCATCGAACTCAGCGCCGGCCACCGCCCGGGTAGTGCTCGTCCAGGTACGGCGCGAACGCCGCATCGACCTGGTCCTCGGTCAATCCGAAATCGGCCAGCGAGTACTTGTGCGCGGGCCGCGCGGCACCCGAGGTGGATTCCCCGTGCAGGGCGGCCATCCGGGCCCGGGCCGCGTCACTGAAATCGAGCTCGAACTGCGCGTAGATCCGCTCGACCGTAGCGAGCGGGTCGGTGACGAAGTCCTCGTAGTACACATCGCAGAATTGCGCCGCCGGATGCTTCTTTCGATCCGCCAGGAACGTTTTCGCCCCGCGCGACCACAGCTCGAGCTGCGCCGCGCCCACCACGGGGCCGCGGAACTTCTCCGACCAGCCCGCGGTCGCCTGCTCGTTGAGGCTGCACACCGAGGCGACGATCGTCTTCGGCACCCGGTGCATCTGGATCACCAACGCGTCCGGGTACACGGCGAGCAGTGCGTCGAGCGCGAAGAGGTGACTCGGATTCTTCAGCACCCAGCGCCGGTCGGGATCGTTGACTCCGATGAGCTGCAGGTTCCGGCGATGCCGCCGATAGGCGCCCGTCCAGTCCTGCTCGCGCAGCCATTCCGAGTACCGGGGCAGATAGCCCAGGCATTCGTAGGAGATCGACATCGCCGACTGGCGTAACAACTGCCAGCACTCCTCCACCTGATCGGCGGAAATATGGTGCACACCCATGAACTCCGGGTGTTCGACATGATGTTTCTCGTAGCCGGCCTGCAACCGCTGGAACACCGGGTTCTGTTCCCAGGTCTCCCGCGGCGGGCGTGGCTGCGGCATCTCGGTCAGCCACATCTCCAGACCCTGATGCCCGGGGTCGGCGGTGAGCAGCCGATGCACGGCCGTGGTGCCCGAACGCGGCAGCCCGGTCACGAATATCGGACGTTCGATCGCGATATCGGCGTGCTGCGGGTACTGCCGCCACCCGACCTCGCTCAGTGCCCGGGCGATCAGCGCACCGCGCAGGAACGCGCGATTGACCTTGTTGCCGAACGGAGTGAGTTCGGCGTCGTGCGCATAGGAGTCCAGCAGCACCGAAAGCCCGGTCCGGTAGTCGTCGTCGCCGAAATCGTCGAGCCCGATCACCTTGGTGGCCGAGGCGTGCAGATCGTCGAGTGTTCCGACGTCGTCTCTGCCGATCATTTTCTGGTTTCTCCTCAGTGGTGGAATTCGCCGCAGTTCACGTCGAGACAGGTCCCGGTGATGGCCCGGGACATCTCGGAGGCGAAGAAGACGACGGCGTCGGCGATCTCATCGGGTTCGGGCAGGCGGCGCAGGTCGATATCGGCGGCGGTCTCGGTGTAGACATCCTCGGCGCTCACCCCACGTTCCTTGGCCAGATAGTCGAAATACCATTTCAGGGTGTCGGCCCAGATCCAGCCCGGGGCCACGGAATTCACCCGGATACCGCGTGGACCGAGCTCGGTGGCCAGGCTCTGCGCCAGCGCCAGCAGGGTGGTCTTGGCCAACTTGTACGGTCCGTAGGGCTGGCGCGAATGTCGCAGCACCGCCGAATTGATCATCACCACCGACCCTTCGCGCTCGGCGAGCGCGGGGGCGAACAGCCGGGTCAGCCGTAGCGCGGCGAACACATTGGTTTCCAGGCTGGTGCGCAGATCGTCGAATGCCACCTCGGCGAGGTCGACCATCGGCGGCATGGCGAACGCATTGTTCACCAGCGCGTCCACCCGCCCGAATTCCTCGTGCGCGGCGGTCACGAGGTGCTGCGCGGCCGTATCGTCGGTGATGTCGGTCGGCACGACCAGGGCGCGGCGACCGAGTTCCTCGATCTGTGCGGCCACCTTGCGCAACCGCTTCTCGGTGCGCGCGGCCAGCACCACGTCGGCGCCCGCCTTCGCGCTCTGCAACGCGATGGCCTGCCCCAGCCCCGGGCCGATTCCGGAGACGACGACGACCTTGTCCCGCAACAGCATCAGCCCAGCATCCTTTCGGCCACGGCGGCCTGGCGGCCGGCGATCCTGGCCTTCCAGTCCTGCGGGCTGATCCGCGACTCCTTGTAGTAGGGCAGCCGATCGGGCAGTTCGTCGAACGACACCAGTTCTACCGTCGGCCCGTCCTCGGGAGTCATCTCACGCGACAGCCGCTGCCAGCGGAACTGGAGATAGGCCCGGTCGTGGCCGGTGCGCTCGATCCAGTTGACCAGGCCGGGATCGCGTTCGCTGACGACCAGCCGGATCATGCCGTCCGGGTCCACCCCGGCCTGATCGGCGTTGAGGCTGGTCTGATGGTTGATGTAGTCCAGCGACAGATACCACATGCTGCCGAGCTGGAAGCCCTGGTACGGCGCATCGGACTTCGGGACGGTCAGGATGATCACCTGATCGTCGGTGAGATCGTAGTGACCGACGGAGGAGAACTGCGTGGACAGCCCGCCGGGTGTACGCCGCGGTTCGGTCATCGTGTTGACCGGCAGATTCAGATAGAACCATTCAGGGAACGCGAGGAAGGTCTTCAACCGCGACACCAGCATCTTGCCCGCGACCTCGTACCGTTTGGCCATCAGGTCGGAGGTGATCGCGGGCGGGGCGGAGCCGGCGGTATCGACGCGGCTGATGCGGACGGTGCCCGCTTTCTCGTCGGCCCAGTCGCCGAAGACCTCGCGTACCGCGAGCATCGTCGAATCGGCGGCGAGTTGGATGTGATTGCGTCCGCCGGGCCCCGGACCGAGGGTTATCCGGTAGGTCCCGTCCGCGGCGATATCGATGGATCGGTCGTCGAAGGCGGTTTCCCCGCCCGGTACCTCGGTCGCGGAGTAGTTGCCGTTGAGCACCTGGAAGCTCAGGTCACGTGTGGTGCCGCGGGTGCCGGTGACGAGGTATTCGGCGTCGGGCCGCAGGTTGGCGTGCCAGTAGAGCGTATCCGGGTTGTCCAGGCCCATCTTGGTGTAGGGGCCGGTGGACTGGACGAAGAACGGGAAGTCGCGTTCGAAGGCCCAGGACATCTGGATGGACGCACGGATACTGCCCGCCAGGTAGTCGTAGCCCTCGGCGAGGTCCTGTTCGGTGCGGATATGGGGTGCGCTCTTGATTATTTCCTCGGCGGCGGCGATCGAGTCCGCGAAGGGCTGCGTCAGCACGATTCTCCCGGGTGTTCCATATATGTACCGCCCTGGTACATTTCGATAGAAGAAACATTAGAACCTGTTCTAGGAGTGGTCAATGTCGTCGACGTCGGCAGCGATATCGGAGGTCCGCGAAGTAGGTCGGCGCTCGGCCCCCACCCAGCGAGTGGTCCAGGTGATCGACTATGTGGTCGCCCGCCGCGGACGCCGGGCCGGACTCTCCGAAATAGCCCGTGACCTGGGCTTGGCCAAACCCACCTGTCTGGGCATACTCACCGAGCTCACCGCCGCCGGATACCTCACCCGCGATCCCCGTACCCGCGGGTACGGGCCCGGGCCGGCATTCATCGCCGCGGGGCGGGTGGCCCAGGAGAGCTTCTCCATCGCCGCGCTCGCCCATCCCGAATTACAGCGACTGAGCGCGGCCTACGCGACCACCTGCACCGCCTCCGCCGTGGTGGGCGAGCGCATCAGCGTCCTGGACAGCGCCGGACCGGCGATGGTGCAGGTCGGGGCCACCTACCGCTTCGCGCCGCCGGTCGGGCTGATGTACGTGCTGTGGGATACCGCGGCCGCCTTCGACGCCTGGTCGACCACTGCGCCGACCGTCCCGCTGCACCAGGACGAGACCCGGCTGCGCCGGATAGTCAGCGAATGTCGGGAGCGCGGCTACCTGGTGGAGAGCACCACCGGCGCGAGCCGGCGCCTGTACTCGCTGCTGGCCGGGGTCGGCGGTCACGAACTGCCCGATCAGCTGCGCACGGCTGTCGCCGAACTGGTCACCACCCTGGGCGAACGCGTGTATCTCGGTGACGACCTGCGCCCCCGCAAGGAACACCCGGTCAGCCTGCTCGCCGCCCCGACCTACGACGCGGACGGCCGCCAGCAGCTGGTTCTCACCATGTACGTCGGAAAGCCGATCACCGGCGCCGAGATCGCCCGCCGGGGCGCCGCACTGGTGGCCGCCGCCGACGCCGTCACCGCCGCGGCGGGCGGCCGTCACCCGACGGACCGTTGACCGCACATAGAAACGTGTTCTAGTTTTTAGGGGTGAGCCAGCACACGAAGTCGGCGGCGAGCACATACGAGCTCTCGCATCAGGCCGCACTCGAGGCGGAATCGGTCCATATCCTGCGGGAGGTGGCCGCAACCTTCGAACGCCCCGTCCTGCTCTTCTCCGGCGGCAAGGACTCGGTGGTGATGCTGCATCTGGCCACCAAGGCGTTCTGGCCGGCCCCGCCCCCCTTCCCGGTCCTGCACATCGATACCGGACACAACTTCGACGAGGTCATCGCCTATCGCGACGAAACTGTCGCCCGGCACGGGGTGCGCCTGCTCGTCGGCAGCGTCCAGGACGATATCGATGCGGGCCGGGTCGCCGAGGAGACCGGCCCGCGCGCGAGCCGCAACCGGTTGCAGACCACGACCCTGCTGCGCACCCTGCGCGAAGGCCGTTTCGACGCGGTCTTCGGCGGTGCGCGCCGCGACGAGGAGAAGGCCCGCGCCAAAGAACGCGTCTTCAGCTTCCGCGACGAGTACGGGCAATGGGACCCGCGCCGCCAGCGCCCGGAGCTGTGGAACCTCTACAACGGCAAACACCGCCCGGGGGAACATATCCGGGTGTTCCCGCTGTCCAACTGGACCGAACTCGATATCTGGACCTATATCGCGAGCGAGGGCATCGAACTGCCGGCGCTGTACTACGCACACCGCCGCCCGGTGGTGCAGCGTGACGGAATGCTCTTGGCGCACACCAGGTTCCTCACCTTGCTCGACGGCGAGGAACCGCAGGAAGCGCTGGTGCGCTTCCGCACCGTCGGCGATGCCACCTGCACCGGTTGTGTGGAATCCACCGCGGCCACCCCCGCCGATGTGGTGACCGAGGTGGCCGCCGCACGGGTCACCGAACGCGGCGCGACACGCGCCGACGACCGGATCTCCGAGGCCGGGATGGAAGACCGCAAACGAGAGGGTTACTTCTGATGGGCACCCTGTTGCGCCTGGCCACCGCGGGCAGCGTCGACGACGGCAAATCCACGCTGATCGGACGACTGCTCTTCGACTCCAAGACCCTGTTCACCGACCAGCTCGACGCGATGGAACGCACCAGCCGCGACCGCGGTGAGGACTATCCGAATCTCGCACTGCTCACCGACGGCCTGCGCGCGGAACGGGAGCAGGGCATCACCATCGATGTCGCGCACCGCTATTTCGCCACCCCCCGCCGCAAATTCATCATCGCCGACACACCGGGGCATGTGCAGTACACCCGGAACATGGTCACCGGCGCCTCTACCGCCGATCTGGCGCTGATCCTGGTCGATGCACGCTACGGGGTGGTCGAGCAGACCCGGCGGCACGCGTTCCTGGCCTCGCTGCTGGGGGTGCCGCACTTGGTGCTGTGCGTGAACAAGATGGATCTGGTCGGATATTCGGCGCAGCGGTTCGCCGAGATCCGCGAGGATTTCGCCGGTTTCGCGTCCCGGTTGCAGATCGCGGACCTGACCTTCATCCCGATGTCGGCCCTGCACGGCGACAATATCGTGCACCGCAGCACCACCATGGACTGGTACGAAGGGACCCCGCTGCTGCACCACCTCGAGGAAGTGCACATCGCCTCCGACCGCAACCTCATCGATGCCCGGCTGCCGGTGCAGTACGTGATCCGCAGCCACACCCCGGATTTCCGCGGCTACGCCGGAACGATCGCCAGCGGGGTCTGGTCCCCCGGTGACGAGATCACCGTGCTGCCCTCGGGGCTCACCACCACCGTCACCGGGATCTGGGGGCCGGGCGGAGTTCCACTCGATCAGGCGTTCCCGCCGCAGGCGGTCACCGTCGGCCTCGCCGATCAGCTCGATATCGGTCGCGGCGATATGCTCTGCCGGCCGGCGAACCGACCACAGACCAGCCGTGATCTCGACGCTATGGTCTGCTGGTTCAGCGACGAGGCGAGTATGCGGGCCGGTGCGTCGTATACGGTCCGTCACACGACCCGCAGCGTCGCGGCCCAGATCCGCACACTCGACTACCGCCTCGATGTCAACACCCTGCACCGCGACGAGAACGCGACCTCGCTATCGCTCAACGAGATCGGCCGGGTTCAGCTGCGCACGCGCCAGGCACTGCAGTTCGACCCCTACCGGCGCAACCGCACCACCGGCAGCTTCCTGCTCGTCGACGACATCACCGGCGATACGGTCGGCGCCGGGATGATCACCGGCCCCAGCCTCCCCTCGTCCCGGGTGGTCTGGCATTCCAGCGCGGTGGAACGTTCGGAGCGCGCGACCCGCGGCCTCACCATCTGGCTCACCGGCCTGTCCGGGTCCGGCAAATCCTCGGTGGCGGTGGAGCTCGAGCGGCGACTGGTGGCCGCCGGACGGCCCGCGTTCCTGCTCGACGGCGACAATCTGCGGCACGGCCTCAACTCCGATCTGGGGTTCAGCGCCGCCGACCGGACGGAGAACATCCGCCGGGTGGGCGAGGTGGCCCGGCTCTTCGCCGAGTCCGGCACCATCGCGATCGTTTCGCTCATCAGCCCCTATCAGGCCGATCGCGAGCGCGCTCGGGCCGTCCACGAAGCCGCCGGCATCGCGTTCCTCGAGGTGTTCGTGGACACACCGCTGGAGGTGTGCGAAGCCCGTGACCCCAAGGGCCTGTACGCCAAAGCCCGGGCCGGCGAGGTCCGGGGCTTCACCGGTATCGACGATCCGTACGAGCCACCGCCCGCGGCAGCCCTGGTGCTGCGTCCAGAGGACGGCGATCCGGCCGCCATGGCCGCCGCGATCCTGGCCGTGCTGGCACGCGACGACAGTGCCTGATACCGCGACGGCGGTGCCCGATATCGGCACGACCCGCTGACGTCACGGCCGCCGCGCGGCGCGGAGATGAGCTCCCGCACCGCGCGGTCGCTTGCGTGCACGGCGAATCACCGGAGACGGCGCATGCACGGCGGTCGCGCGATCATTCGACCGGCGTACCCAGCAGCATCTGACCGCTCGATACGTCGGCGATCTCGCGTAATCGCTGTGTGGATGTTCCGAGACGGCTCAACTGGATGAGCCCCTGAGCCATCACCACGACACCGGCACTGCGCGCGGAGAGAGTAGTCGCATCGGCATCGCCGCGGTGCGCGATGCCCTCGGCGACTCCCTGTTCCATGGCCGCCGTGGTGCGGTTGCCGATGCTGATGACCTCCGGCATCCGCGGGCCCAACTGGGCGATGCTGTTCAGCATCAGGCACCCGCGCCGATCCGGCTGCGCGGCGCAGTCGTCGATGATCGCGCGCAGCAGGACGCGCACCGCGTCACGGGCGGACCCGGGCGCGGCCGTCACGACGTCGCGGACGAAGCGGGCACGCAGATCGCAGTACTGCTCGAAAGCCGCCAGGAACAACCCCCGCTTACTGCCGTACGCGGCGTAGATACTGCCGTTGCCGACACCGGTCGCCGCGGAAACATCCCCTACCGCGGTGTCGTCGAAACCACGTGACCAGAACAGTTCCGTAGCGGCGTCGAGGAGTCGCGGCTCATCGAACTGTCGAGGCCGTCCCATTCGGTCACCGTACCAATCGTGCTGCGAGATCGCCCACATGCGCTTGTTATGGAGACACTGCTCCAGAACACTCGCTACATGGTCTCTGACGGTATGGGGTCGCCCCGCAGGCGGATAGGCGTCCTGGTCTTCGACGGCGTGAAAACGCTCGACTTCGTGGGCCCCGCGGAGGTGTTCGTCGAGGCCAACCAGGCGGTGCCCGGATACGAGGTGGTATTGGTCTCGCCGGACGGCAACAGCGTGCAGACCTCGATCGGCGTGCGCATCGAGGTGAGCGCCGCGGCCGCCGACGCCGGGCGGTTCGACACGGTCGTGATCCCCGGCAGCGAACTGCCGCCGTCGAAATTCATCACCCCCGAACTGCTCGCGGCCGCGCGGCACCTGTCCTGGAACACGCGGCGACTCGCCTCGATCTGCAGCGGCGCCTTCGTACCGGCCGAACTCGGCTTCTTGGACGGCCGTCGTACGACCACCCACTGGAAGTTCGGCGCCGACCTCGCGCGCCGCTTTCCTGCCGTCACGGTGGAACCGGACTCGATTTTCGTACGCGACGGCAATCTGTACAGCTCGGCCGGTGTCGCGGCGGGAATCGATCTGGCCCTGGCGCTCGTCGAGGAGGATCACGGGGCCGATATCGCCCGGCGCGTCGCCCAATTGCTGGTGGTCCACCTGCAGCGCGCCGGCGGTCAATCGCAGTTCTCGGCATCGCTGAGCGGCCCGGCGCCGCGCAGCCCACTGGTGCGCAAGGTCGTCGACCTGATCTGCGCAGACCCCGCCTTCCCACATACGGTCCAGACCCTGGCCGACCACGCCCGGGTCAGCGTGCGCCACCTCACCCGGCTCTTCCGCGCCGAACTCGAACATTCGCCCGCCGAGTACGTCGCCTTCATCCGATTCGGTGTCGCACGCGATATGTTGCACGCCGGCCACAGCGTCACCGAGGCCGCGATGGCCGCCGGATACGGCAGCAGCGAGGCGCTGCGGCGCGCGTTCGTGGCCCGTCTCGGCGTCTCCCCGCGCAAGTACCAGCAGCGGTTCCGCTCGACCGGCGTGGTTTCCGCCCCGGAGGTCGCTGTTACCGCCGTCGCGTCCTGATCCGGGGGTTTCACGGCCGGTAGCGAGGGGCGCCGACGAGGTCGCCCGGCGGAAGCTGGATCAGGCGCACGAATCGGCGCCGACACCGCGACCGAATTGAGCCCCCATGACCTCCACGACAACGATTGTTCTCGTCCACGGCGCCTTCGCCGACGCGTCCAGCTGGCACCCGGTCATCGAGCGACTGCTCGCGGGCGGCCACCACGTGGTGGCGCCGCCGGTCGCCGGACGCAGCCTGTCCGCCGACGCTGCCTACATCAAGTCCTTCGTCGAGCAGATCGACGGGCCGGTGCTGCTGGCCGGGCATTCCTACGGCGGCGCGGTCATCACGGTCGCCGGAGTGGCCGAGAATGTCGCCGGTCTGGTCTACGTATCCGGCTACGCGCTGGAAGAGGGCGAGAGTCTCGGGCAGTTGCAGGGCGGCTTCCCGGACTCCGCCCTGGCCGCCCACCTCGTCTACCGCCCCTACCCCACCGATAGCGGCGAACCGGGCACCGATGTCAGCGTCGACCCCGCCGCCTTCCCGGAGATCTTCGCCGCGGGCCTCGATCCGCGGACGGCACGGGCGCTGGCGGTCTCCCAGCGGCCGCTGTCGGCTGTGGCCTTCAGTGAGCCCGCCACCGTCGCGGCCTGGAAGACCAAGCCGGGTTGGGGCATCGTCTCCACCGCCGACCACACCATCAATCCCGAGGTCGAGCGGTTCGGGTACCAGCGGGCCGCGCTGCGCCGGATCGTGGAGGTCGACGCGCCCCATCTGGTCATGCACACCCATCCCGACGAGGTCGCCGGAGTCATCACCGGCGCACTCGACGACCTCGCCTGAATTCCCGCAACATCCCACGCACCGCAACCGAAAGGCACCCGCCGATGACCGGAAACCCGCTGAACATCTCGCTGGAGCAGGCCGCCCAGGAGTTCGTCGACGCGACATCGCAGCCCCCGTTCCTCTACCAGTTGCCGCCGGAAGAAGGCCGGAAGGCGGTGGATTCGGTCCAGGACTCACCGATCGACAAGCCCGAGGTCGACGAGGAGTGGATCACCGTCGAAGGCGGGCCGACCGGGTCGGTCCGCGCGCGGATCGTCACACCGCCCGGCACGACCGGCCCGCTGCCCGTGATCGTCTACACGCACGGTGCGGGCTGGGTCTTCGGCGACGCCCACACCCATGATCGCCTGGTTCGCGATCTCGCCGTCGGCGTCCGGGCGGCGGTCGTCTTCCCGGAATACGACCGCTCGCCCGATGTGCGCTACCCCGTCGCCAACGAACAGTCCTACCGGGTGGCCCAATGGGTGAGCACGCACGGCGCGGAGAAGGGGCTCGACCCGACGCGGATCGCGGTCGCGGGCGACTCGGTGGGCGGCAATATGGCCATCGCGCTGACGTTGATGGCCAAGGAACGCGGCGATATCACCTTCGCTCAGCAGGTCCTGTTCTACCCGGTCACCGACGCGGCCTTCGATACCGGCTCCTACCGGCAGTTCGCCGAGGGCTACTTCCTCACTCGCGAGGGCATGCGGTGGTTCTGGGACCAGTACACCACCAGCGAGGCCGACCGGGCCCAGATCACCGCCTCTCCGCTGCGCGCGACCCGGGAGCAGCTCGCGGGATTGCCGCCGGCGCTGGTCGTCACCGGTGAAGCCGATGTCCTGCGCGACGAGGGCGAGGCCTACGCGGGCAAACTCCGCGAGG
This genomic window contains:
- a CDS encoding alpha/beta hydrolase; this translates as MTGNPLNISLEQAAQEFVDATSQPPFLYQLPPEEGRKAVDSVQDSPIDKPEVDEEWITVEGGPTGSVRARIVTPPGTTGPLPVIVYTHGAGWVFGDAHTHDRLVRDLAVGVRAAVVFPEYDRSPDVRYPVANEQSYRVAQWVSTHGAEKGLDPTRIAVAGDSVGGNMAIALTLMAKERGDITFAQQVLFYPVTDAAFDTGSYRQFAEGYFLTREGMRWFWDQYTTSEADRAQITASPLRATREQLAGLPPALVVTGEADVLRDEGEAYAGKLREAGVPVIQTRYGGIIHDFVMVNSMHGTEAAKAAVAQAVSVLRGALGTE